The following are encoded together in the Capsulimonas corticalis genome:
- a CDS encoding helix-turn-helix domain-containing protein — protein MSEQADETFIMVPDSVLARTDLQPNEKLLFGLVSSLASGHGYCWASNAYLAKRIGVSDRHVKRLLSEIEKRQMIRSIVHKDRRNQRHIYITYCTVQVPSDPQVPSDPQVPSDPQVLSDPQVLSDPQVLSDPQVLSSGSTDPDPRDTWVLSSGHVRHHARDGGVPIIDNLKENKKEREKRIEEIAPESRANAQDTLSPDSSFFDPLSPEKKTDEEKGRLGDIVCEVVVSHESRTLSRRTKKQDWSGMDDKGRQPYREAARIELIGLGIDCPPALAIESRAFNLWTLHQKAG, from the coding sequence ATGTCCGAACAGGCCGACGAAACCTTCATCATGGTCCCGGATTCCGTCCTTGCGCGAACGGACTTGCAGCCGAACGAGAAACTCTTGTTCGGCCTTGTCTCCTCGCTCGCTTCCGGGCACGGTTACTGCTGGGCGTCGAACGCCTATCTCGCGAAGCGAATCGGCGTCAGTGACCGCCATGTCAAGAGACTGCTGTCCGAAATCGAGAAACGCCAAATGATCCGAAGCATTGTTCACAAGGACCGTCGCAATCAACGGCATATCTATATTACGTACTGCACGGTGCAGGTCCCTAGTGATCCACAGGTCCCTAGTGATCCACAGGTCCCTAGTGATCCACAGGTCCTTAGTGATCCACAGGTCCTTAGTGATCCACAGGTCCTTAGTGATCCACAGGTCCTCTCCTCGGGATCTACAGATCCCGACCCTAGGGACACGTGGGTCCTGTCATCGGGACACGTACGTCACCACGCTAGGGACGGAGGTGTCCCCATAATAGATAATCTAAAAGAAAACAAAAAAGAAAGAGAAAAAAGAATTGAAGAAATAGCGCCGGAATCGCGCGCTAACGCGCAAGATACTCTCTCTCCAGATTCTTCGTTTTTTGATCCTCTTTCTCCGGAGAAAAAAACAGACGAAGAAAAAGGCCGCCTCGGCGACATCGTTTGCGAAGTCGTTGTGTCTCACGAATCGAGAACTCTTTCGCGTCGCACGAAGAAACAGGATTGGTCCGGAATGGATGATAAAGGCCGTCAGCCTTACCGCGAGGCGGCGCGGATCGAACTCATTGGGCTTGGGATCGACTGCCCACCGGCGTTGGCAATTGAAAGCCGGGCGTTTAACCTTTGGACACTTCACCAGAAAGCAGGGTAA
- a CDS encoding class I SAM-dependent methyltransferase — translation MNPQNLLLNLGSGDLPLRGHINIDRKYEKDVLHVDEDTILWRGEVYPLAFDDESVCGVRASHVLEHFSHRETMAVLADWVRVLKPGGLLCVAVPNFEWIARRYLESLTNSAAAALPLEGYLMGGHVDDNDHHGAIFDEQSLRAAMEHLGLVNIYTWDSEVADCASLPVSLNLVGMKPLPADYSSINNPAPGRIENPHGFAVGDQVWDNSGDCGNGFGDVLEIYEKHPNCVKVYWENEGNLCVVHCSILDHVADVKTVPQDSVKASSGPDLRFASIVIKPGDVAAVATVPRLGFTDTQFCIIRAVCAHPISFEQSGGVFWDQGMTRVFESHMDDGTKYLLAIDYDSLFTAEDVRTLYGVMEARPDIDALCPVQIRRENDHSLFTVEGDDGKSATEIDYSRFETDVLKIRTGHFGLTMIRVDALRRLPRPWFHARPDDAGRWGDGRVDSDVAFWLQWAEAGNSLYLANRVPIGHLQLMATWPSEELGLKTQYVSDWLKTGKPAGAWQ, via the coding sequence ATGAATCCTCAAAACCTCCTTTTGAATCTAGGCTCTGGGGATCTTCCACTTCGCGGCCACATCAATATCGACCGCAAATACGAAAAGGATGTCCTTCACGTGGACGAAGACACCATTCTCTGGCGCGGCGAAGTCTACCCACTGGCTTTCGATGATGAAAGCGTCTGCGGCGTGCGCGCCTCACACGTGTTGGAGCATTTCAGCCATCGCGAGACGATGGCGGTCCTGGCCGACTGGGTTCGCGTCTTGAAGCCGGGCGGGCTTCTCTGTGTCGCCGTCCCGAACTTCGAATGGATCGCAAGGCGCTACCTCGAATCCCTCACCAATTCCGCCGCCGCCGCGCTTCCGCTGGAAGGGTATCTGATGGGCGGGCATGTGGATGATAATGATCACCACGGCGCCATTTTTGATGAGCAGAGCCTGCGCGCGGCAATGGAGCATCTGGGACTGGTCAACATCTACACATGGGATTCCGAAGTCGCGGACTGCGCCTCGCTTCCCGTTTCGCTGAACCTGGTGGGGATGAAACCTCTTCCGGCGGATTATTCATCGATCAATAATCCTGCTCCTGGACGAATAGAGAACCCACACGGGTTTGCTGTGGGCGATCAAGTTTGGGACAATTCCGGCGACTGTGGAAACGGCTTTGGCGATGTCTTGGAGATCTACGAAAAGCACCCCAATTGCGTCAAAGTGTATTGGGAGAATGAAGGCAATCTTTGTGTGGTCCATTGCTCAATTCTAGATCATGTCGCTGATGTTAAGACAGTTCCACAGGACAGCGTGAAAGCATCATCAGGTCCGGATTTGCGCTTTGCCTCCATCGTCATCAAGCCCGGCGACGTCGCGGCCGTGGCTACCGTACCGCGCCTTGGCTTCACGGACACGCAGTTCTGCATTATCCGCGCCGTCTGCGCCCATCCGATCAGCTTCGAGCAGAGCGGCGGCGTATTCTGGGACCAGGGGATGACACGCGTCTTCGAAAGCCATATGGACGACGGGACGAAGTATCTCCTGGCGATCGATTATGATTCGCTTTTCACCGCTGAGGATGTGCGGACGCTGTATGGCGTCATGGAAGCGCGGCCCGACATTGACGCGCTTTGCCCGGTCCAGATCCGGCGCGAGAACGATCATTCGCTCTTTACCGTGGAAGGCGACGACGGCAAGAGCGCAACCGAGATCGATTATTCACGTTTCGAGACGGACGTTCTGAAGATCCGAACCGGCCATTTTGGCCTGACGATGATCCGCGTGGACGCGCTGCGCCGCCTGCCGCGTCCCTGGTTCCATGCCCGGCCCGACGACGCCGGCCGCTGGGGCGACGGGCGCGTGGACAGCGACGTCGCCTTCTGGCTCCAGTGGGCCGAGGCGGGCAACTCGCTGTACCTGGCGAACCGTGTCCCGATCGGTCACCTCCAGCTCATGGCAACCTGGCCGAGTGAGGAACTTGGTTTGAAGACTCAGTATGTCAGTGACTGGCTGAAGACAGGGAAGCCGGCGGGCGCGTGGCAATGA
- a CDS encoding phage major capsid protein, with protein sequence MKTLQEKMAARELLVKQVKDLFAKAEQTTEDLDAIEKANDEIKALDAEIVRLKSIEDIRKANAEREAEIATLGQRPELGNSAPTFAEKTGIVPVEFKLSRPENFLKITNDLEKAQTKAYRMGHFLLATLGNNAKSQAWCAKNGIELRSQSETDNAAGGFLVPAEFDNDLIVLREIYGVFRKYAKKSTMRSDTKMVPRRTGGLKAYWVTDGQGITESQKGWDMVTLIAKKLACLALYSSELNEDAIIDITNDLAGEIAYAFALTEDFAGFVGDATSAYGGITGVTNKFLGLSATVANIAGLYVASGAGYANNWDSITLKDFGKLKGLCPQYALQKDAAWYCSQAFYSDVMEALMLAAGGVTAMEVAMGRKELTFMGYPVRISQAMPQSSAQNQIPVFFGDLSLAALFGDRRETTIATSSEYRFANDQLAIKGTERVDIIVHDIGNADAVAANRKVGPLVAMITPNA encoded by the coding sequence ATGAAAACACTGCAAGAGAAGATGGCGGCGCGCGAGCTGCTGGTCAAGCAGGTCAAAGACCTGTTCGCGAAGGCTGAGCAGACCACCGAGGACCTGGACGCTATCGAAAAAGCCAACGACGAGATCAAGGCGCTGGACGCCGAGATCGTCCGCTTGAAGAGCATTGAAGATATCCGCAAGGCGAACGCCGAGCGGGAAGCCGAGATCGCGACTCTGGGCCAGCGCCCGGAACTTGGCAACAGCGCGCCGACCTTCGCGGAAAAGACCGGCATCGTCCCCGTGGAGTTTAAACTCTCCCGCCCTGAGAACTTCCTCAAGATCACGAACGATCTGGAGAAGGCGCAGACCAAGGCGTATCGCATGGGCCACTTCCTGCTGGCGACCCTTGGCAACAACGCCAAGTCCCAGGCGTGGTGCGCGAAGAACGGGATCGAGCTTCGCTCCCAGAGCGAGACCGATAACGCCGCCGGCGGCTTCCTGGTGCCGGCTGAGTTCGACAACGATTTGATCGTCCTCCGCGAAATCTACGGCGTCTTCCGCAAGTATGCGAAGAAGTCGACCATGCGCAGCGACACCAAGATGGTTCCGCGCCGCACCGGCGGCCTGAAGGCGTACTGGGTCACCGACGGGCAAGGAATCACCGAGAGCCAAAAAGGCTGGGACATGGTGACCTTGATCGCGAAGAAGCTCGCGTGCCTTGCGCTCTATTCGAGCGAGCTGAACGAAGACGCGATCATCGACATTACGAACGACCTGGCCGGCGAGATCGCGTACGCGTTCGCGCTGACCGAGGACTTCGCGGGCTTCGTCGGCGACGCCACGAGCGCTTACGGCGGCATCACGGGCGTCACGAATAAGTTCCTGGGTCTCAGCGCAACCGTCGCCAATATCGCCGGCCTCTATGTGGCGAGCGGCGCCGGCTACGCGAATAACTGGGACAGCATCACGCTGAAGGACTTTGGCAAGCTGAAGGGTCTCTGCCCGCAGTACGCGCTCCAGAAGGACGCGGCCTGGTACTGCTCCCAGGCGTTCTACTCGGACGTCATGGAAGCACTGATGCTCGCCGCCGGCGGCGTCACCGCGATGGAAGTGGCGATGGGCCGCAAGGAGCTGACGTTCATGGGCTATCCCGTGCGCATCAGCCAGGCGATGCCCCAGTCCTCGGCGCAGAACCAGATCCCGGTCTTCTTCGGAGACCTGAGCCTGGCCGCGCTGTTTGGCGATCGCCGCGAGACCACGATCGCCACGTCGAGCGAGTACCGCTTCGCGAACGACCAGCTTGCCATCAAGGGCACTGAGCGCGTCGATATCATCGTGCATGACATCGGCAACGCGGACGCCGTCGCGGCCAACCGCAAGGTCGGCCCGCTCGTCGCGATGATCACGCCGAACGCGTAA
- a CDS encoding phage portal protein, which yields MAVFKAGKLNTGKLPGLRQQIRRGLNAVLSIKDGGVTAEGDAGWSVLSGRNHQYYRGSVRNWQNEAGPLWENPAISIGIQYIFNKVAEPRLQVVSDPDGTPTPIPGHALIQLLRRPNGEYSWRAMLQACAASYKLDGNAYIVKVRGSGGYGSVQQLWYIAHWQMEPLAPLGNGPTEFYKRTLPNGKTEVYARANVIHFKNGLDLENNRKGYAPFRAEFREVVSDNEIATFTASILKNLGVAIMISPVGDDAEMDTDTVDELKDKVRVGISADNRGGLVMPSIPVRADRIGSTPQEMALDTIGDRPESRIFATLGIEPMAVGLPSGNTKYANKKEAREASYENGIIPMLSVFGETLTDELLPDFHAGQKSAPDEVVAFNYDKVRDLQPDLDAKHKRFWGDFKNGIGKLSEARAGLGYEKDEQIDGYYFELMPAKTATPDGSQGVSDDPDAADK from the coding sequence ATGGCAGTCTTCAAGGCCGGAAAACTAAATACCGGGAAGCTGCCGGGCCTCCGCCAGCAGATCCGTCGGGGTTTGAACGCGGTCCTGTCCATTAAGGATGGCGGCGTGACGGCCGAAGGCGACGCCGGATGGAGTGTGCTCTCCGGGCGCAATCATCAGTATTACCGGGGCAGCGTCCGCAACTGGCAAAACGAGGCGGGACCGCTCTGGGAAAACCCGGCGATCTCGATCGGAATCCAATATATCTTCAACAAGGTCGCGGAGCCGCGCCTTCAAGTCGTCTCGGATCCCGACGGAACGCCCACGCCGATCCCCGGGCACGCACTGATTCAGCTGCTTCGCAGGCCCAACGGCGAATACAGCTGGCGCGCGATGCTCCAGGCCTGCGCTGCGTCCTATAAGCTGGACGGAAACGCCTATATCGTCAAGGTGCGCGGGTCCGGTGGGTACGGGTCCGTTCAGCAGCTCTGGTATATCGCGCACTGGCAGATGGAGCCTCTGGCGCCGCTCGGGAACGGGCCGACCGAGTTCTACAAGCGCACGCTCCCAAATGGTAAGACGGAAGTCTATGCGCGCGCCAACGTCATCCACTTCAAGAACGGTCTCGATCTGGAGAACAACCGGAAGGGCTACGCCCCCTTCCGCGCTGAGTTCCGCGAAGTCGTCTCCGACAACGAGATCGCGACGTTCACCGCGTCGATCCTGAAAAACCTCGGCGTCGCGATCATGATCTCCCCCGTCGGCGACGACGCCGAGATGGACACGGATACGGTCGACGAGCTGAAAGACAAGGTCCGGGTAGGTATTTCGGCGGACAACCGGGGCGGCCTGGTCATGCCCTCGATTCCCGTACGCGCCGATCGCATAGGATCCACCCCGCAGGAAATGGCGCTCGACACCATCGGGGACCGTCCGGAGTCGCGGATCTTCGCCACGCTCGGCATCGAGCCGATGGCGGTCGGACTTCCCTCCGGCAACACGAAGTACGCGAACAAAAAAGAGGCGCGCGAGGCGTCCTACGAAAACGGCATCATCCCGATGCTTTCCGTGTTCGGGGAGACACTCACGGATGAATTGCTGCCCGATTTTCACGCCGGGCAAAAGAGTGCGCCGGACGAGGTCGTCGCGTTCAACTACGACAAAGTCCGTGACCTTCAGCCGGACCTCGACGCCAAGCACAAACGCTTCTGGGGCGACTTCAAGAACGGTATCGGCAAACTGAGCGAAGCGCGCGCCGGTCTTGGTTACGAGAAGGACGAGCAGATTGACGGATATTATTTCGAGTTGATGCCGGCAAAAACCGCAACGCCCGACGGATCCCAGGGCGTCAGCGACGATCCTGACGCCGCCGACAAGTAG
- the terL gene encoding phage terminase large subunit, whose protein sequence is MPKPALEIWTPAQIRAERRRRDIAACRAHLRDFVQHSWHIIEPGMPLINNWHVDCICDHLEAVTLGHIRDLLINIPPGHMKSLLVSVFWPAWEWIQNPRERSLFSSYAVDLAIRDSVRCRDLITSDWYQEWFEPDWKMKGDQNVKSWFQNDKTGFRFSMSVGGRATGFRGNKIVVDDPLNAKEMHSKATRDECIFWWDKVMPTRINDPRGGKRVVIMQRLHEEDLSGHILAKGGFEHLCLPSEFEPERRSRTFIFSKDNDLNDGEDEMRTEFWSDPRTEHGDLLFPEMFTKQVLSQLKKDLGETDFAGQHQQSPRPAAGIIFKSHWWRYWVPKGLLGKLPPITIVLEDGSFFDSPVIEIPEGFETLLQSWDMSFKDSKGADFVAGQVWAQVKADCFLLDQVCERMDFTATIAAVRAMTEKWPLALAKLVEDKANGPAVISSLKKEIPGLIPIEPEGDKVSRAHAVTPMCESGNVYLPHPALYPWIKVTLDRLTAFPNAAKDDDVDALTQALRRMSKKKRVFKLM, encoded by the coding sequence ATGCCGAAGCCGGCTCTGGAGATCTGGACACCGGCACAAATCCGAGCGGAGCGACGTCGGCGTGATATAGCCGCATGCCGCGCGCATCTGCGTGACTTTGTTCAGCATTCATGGCACATCATTGAGCCGGGAATGCCGCTGATCAACAACTGGCATGTGGACTGTATCTGTGATCATCTGGAGGCGGTGACTTTAGGTCACATCCGTGACCTGCTCATTAATATCCCACCCGGGCATATGAAGTCGCTCCTAGTTAGTGTCTTCTGGCCGGCATGGGAATGGATCCAAAATCCGCGCGAACGCTCTCTATTCTCGTCCTACGCCGTGGATCTTGCAATCCGTGATAGCGTTCGTTGCCGAGACCTGATCACTTCCGACTGGTACCAGGAGTGGTTCGAGCCGGACTGGAAAATGAAGGGCGACCAGAACGTTAAGTCCTGGTTTCAGAACGATAAGACCGGTTTTCGGTTTTCGATGTCCGTCGGCGGCCGCGCTACTGGTTTTCGCGGAAACAAGATCGTGGTCGACGACCCTTTGAACGCCAAGGAAATGCATTCGAAGGCGACCCGCGACGAGTGCATCTTCTGGTGGGACAAAGTGATGCCCACGCGGATCAATGATCCGCGTGGCGGCAAGCGCGTCGTGATCATGCAGCGTTTGCATGAAGAAGATCTGTCCGGACATATACTTGCGAAGGGCGGCTTCGAGCATCTTTGCCTGCCGTCGGAATTTGAGCCGGAGCGCCGTTCGCGTACATTCATCTTCTCCAAGGATAATGATCTTAATGATGGCGAAGACGAAATGCGCACTGAATTCTGGTCAGATCCGCGGACTGAGCATGGGGATCTCTTGTTCCCGGAGATGTTCACGAAGCAAGTACTCAGTCAGCTGAAAAAGGATCTGGGCGAAACGGATTTTGCCGGGCAGCATCAGCAGTCGCCGCGACCCGCCGCCGGCATCATCTTCAAAAGCCATTGGTGGCGCTACTGGGTTCCCAAAGGTCTGCTCGGCAAACTCCCGCCGATTACCATTGTCCTGGAGGACGGCTCATTCTTTGACAGCCCCGTCATCGAGATCCCTGAGGGATTTGAAACACTCCTCCAGTCCTGGGATATGTCGTTCAAAGACAGCAAGGGCGCGGACTTCGTCGCCGGGCAGGTCTGGGCTCAGGTCAAAGCCGATTGCTTCCTGCTCGATCAAGTTTGTGAACGCATGGATTTCACGGCCACGATCGCGGCCGTTCGCGCGATGACGGAGAAGTGGCCGCTGGCGCTCGCGAAACTCGTTGAGGATAAGGCAAACGGACCTGCGGTAATTTCCTCGCTGAAAAAAGAGATCCCGGGGCTCATCCCTATCGAACCCGAAGGTGATAAAGTCTCCCGCGCTCATGCCGTCACTCCGATGTGCGAGTCCGGAAATGTGTATCTTCCGCACCCTGCGCTTTATCCATGGATCAAGGTAACCCTCGACCGGCTGACAGCATTCCCAAACGCCGCCAAAGACGACGATGTAGACGCACTCACGCAGGCGCTCCGGCGCATGAGCAAAAAGAAACGCGTTTTCAAGTTGATGTAG
- a CDS encoding DUF2280 domain-containing protein — translation MGRPRKDAAKPPVAAKGGVAKADSPKVSASTVPGPKTLPSDIVTYIIDRLAQYAGPTEIRSEIMDLFGRDVPKATINRYNPNTVQGEKEMAEALKALFFERRARYLDRLDDIPIANPAVRLQKIQSVVDRCEINGNDVLLLQAAKQAAEERGGAYTNRRELTGKDGGAIALKNEPPVELSKLSEERFKLLESIYAEAGSGDLDTGTNPSGATSA, via the coding sequence ATGGGACGACCTAGGAAAGATGCGGCGAAGCCGCCGGTGGCGGCCAAGGGGGGTGTGGCGAAAGCCGACTCGCCGAAGGTGTCGGCTTCCACCGTGCCAGGTCCCAAAACGCTGCCATCAGATATCGTTACTTATATCATCGACCGGTTGGCGCAGTACGCTGGGCCAACAGAGATACGCTCCGAGATTATGGATTTGTTCGGACGGGATGTGCCGAAGGCGACGATCAATCGCTACAACCCTAACACGGTGCAGGGCGAAAAGGAAATGGCGGAAGCGCTGAAGGCTTTGTTTTTCGAGCGACGAGCTCGGTACCTGGACCGCCTTGACGACATCCCGATCGCGAATCCCGCTGTGCGGCTCCAAAAGATCCAGTCAGTTGTCGATCGCTGCGAAATCAACGGGAACGACGTCCTTCTCCTCCAGGCGGCAAAGCAGGCGGCGGAAGAGCGCGGCGGCGCTTATACGAACCGGCGCGAACTGACAGGCAAGGATGGCGGCGCGATCGCTCTCAAGAACGAACCGCCGGTGGAGCTCTCAAAGCTCAGCGAGGAGAGGTTCAAATTGCTTGAAAGCATCTATGCCGAAGCCGGCTCTGGAGATCTGGACACCGGCACAAATCCGAGCGGAGCGACGTCGGCGTGA
- a CDS encoding putative metallopeptidase: MLATKRQIERAMLSRPLPPSRLSDEGRMVTRFEPAEDLAEWVMRAIIDEDGPLANPAHQHLRTASIGFLWTNAPNFRGGHAVAGMTEKPICQGNRWQKARHDLQLSAWFPRNLDFLITLDAVFAAENPDVNFCALVEHELYHIAHAKDQFRIKKFSKSTGKPILALRGHDVEEFVGVAERYGAGACAGATAELVRVSNLPPLIGEASIRAACGNCLRMV; the protein is encoded by the coding sequence ATGCTAGCCACCAAACGACAAATCGAGCGCGCGATGCTGTCGCGGCCGCTTCCGCCATCTCGCCTGTCGGACGAAGGGCGGATGGTGACGCGGTTCGAACCGGCCGAGGACCTTGCCGAGTGGGTCATGCGCGCGATCATCGACGAGGATGGGCCGCTCGCCAATCCCGCACACCAGCATCTGCGGACGGCGTCGATCGGGTTCCTCTGGACGAATGCGCCGAACTTTCGCGGCGGCCATGCGGTCGCCGGCATGACCGAGAAGCCGATCTGCCAGGGCAATCGCTGGCAAAAGGCGCGCCACGATCTTCAGCTGTCCGCATGGTTTCCCCGAAATCTCGATTTCCTGATCACCTTGGATGCTGTGTTCGCCGCCGAGAACCCCGACGTCAATTTTTGCGCGCTGGTCGAGCACGAACTTTACCATATTGCTCACGCCAAAGATCAATTCCGGATTAAGAAATTCAGCAAATCGACCGGCAAACCGATCCTGGCGCTCCGAGGCCATGATGTCGAGGAGTTTGTCGGTGTCGCCGAGCGGTACGGCGCCGGGGCGTGCGCCGGCGCGACGGCGGAGCTGGTGCGCGTCTCGAACCTGCCGCCGCTGATCGGTGAGGCGTCGATTCGGGCCGCGTGCGGCAATTGTCTGCGAATGGTTTAG
- a CDS encoding DUF1643 domain-containing protein gives MMLENEHPAEQSSAELSECRQYRYVLRRVWDASKAPVMFIGLNPSTADETEDDATICKCRAYAKRWGFGGLFMVNVFAFRARHPEAMKGAADPIGPINDEVLLSQAALAGMIIAAWGAHGAHRNGAHRVQTLLTSNGYRLHYLDLTKDGEPRHPLYLPGDLTPKPL, from the coding sequence ATGATGCTAGAAAACGAACATCCCGCCGAGCAGAGCAGCGCGGAACTCTCCGAATGCCGCCAATACCGATATGTCCTGCGCCGTGTCTGGGACGCTTCCAAAGCGCCGGTCATGTTTATTGGCTTGAACCCGTCTACTGCGGACGAGACCGAAGACGACGCCACCATTTGCAAATGCCGCGCCTACGCTAAGCGATGGGGCTTCGGCGGCCTTTTCATGGTGAATGTCTTTGCCTTCCGTGCGCGCCATCCGGAGGCGATGAAGGGCGCAGCGGATCCCATCGGACCAATAAATGATGAAGTGCTGCTCTCCCAGGCGGCTCTGGCGGGAATGATCATCGCCGCATGGGGAGCGCACGGTGCGCACCGCAACGGGGCGCACCGTGTCCAAACGTTACTGACTTCCAACGGGTATCGCCTGCACTATCTGGACCTGACGAAAGATGGTGAGCCGCGCCACCCGCTTTATCTGCCAGGCGACCTAACGCCGAAGCCGCTCTGA
- a CDS encoding YqhA family protein, with product MNLLEARAHAGVQRLIFNVRLILVPMYVLLSLSVVAFLLMFVKTLWGLMRHFHNLDAELTMLNVLSQLDQVMVANLIVMIIQGSYSTFVEELKIPSGEKKPSWLSHMSAGLLKVKMSMSLMGVSAVGLLPVFLEPSKYSSHEVVVKVAVHIVLMVSTLVLWAVTREEVIHKPEGLLEGHTHE from the coding sequence TTGAACCTTCTTGAAGCCAGGGCGCACGCCGGCGTTCAGCGCCTGATTTTTAACGTGCGCCTGATCCTGGTGCCGATGTACGTTTTGCTCTCGCTCTCCGTGGTGGCGTTTCTACTGATGTTCGTTAAGACGCTCTGGGGACTGATGCGCCACTTCCATAATCTGGATGCGGAGCTGACGATGCTAAACGTGCTCTCACAGCTCGACCAGGTCATGGTGGCGAACCTGATCGTTATGATCATCCAGGGGTCGTATTCCACCTTCGTCGAAGAACTGAAGATCCCCAGCGGCGAGAAGAAGCCGAGCTGGCTCAGCCACATGAGCGCGGGACTGCTCAAGGTGAAAATGAGTATGTCCCTGATGGGTGTCAGCGCGGTCGGACTGCTGCCCGTCTTCCTGGAGCCGAGCAAATATAGTAGCCACGAAGTCGTCGTCAAAGTCGCGGTGCACATCGTGCTCATGGTTTCCACGCTCGTTCTCTGGGCGGTTACGCGCGAGGAAGTTATTCACAAGCCCGAAGGTTTACTCGAAGGTCATACACATGAATAA
- a CDS encoding ATP-binding protein, whose product MISNPAVTADTTQAEVAEQVQRRAATISPISGQKRHRDGLCVGTYTRPQRTLKDYEDEIYAMADKGMIKPFAADKLVYHTRIVHQSNLGIRRKGDDDIQRRREQRVAGLVHTAMEDARIPPHFRKANFEATEFLGPLRIDDGNRLAHGLCKRLAEEWTPGHKGLTLTGRSGVGKTYLAFATLCSIIRRHGRDVNARYITEQELLRYYRDSFSRTEGQTDVPSTTQLRKWFVERPQFLVLDDLGAEPVSTRGEWARGQIMELLEHRWRMQKTTFVTTNLSVDELTDRYDERIVSRLYGRCPLISIAGSDHRQQVLPDSEDPFWDPNFTDDGRPKATR is encoded by the coding sequence GTGATTTCAAATCCAGCAGTAACGGCAGACACGACCCAGGCCGAGGTTGCGGAGCAAGTCCAGCGCCGCGCCGCGACCATTTCGCCCATCTCCGGCCAGAAGCGTCACCGTGACGGCCTGTGCGTCGGGACTTACACTCGGCCCCAAAGAACGCTCAAGGACTATGAAGACGAGATCTATGCGATGGCGGACAAGGGCATGATCAAGCCATTTGCTGCGGACAAGCTTGTCTACCACACCCGGATTGTCCATCAAAGTAACCTCGGAATCAGGCGCAAAGGCGATGATGATATTCAAAGACGTCGTGAGCAGCGGGTCGCGGGGCTCGTGCATACGGCGATGGAGGACGCACGGATTCCGCCTCACTTCCGCAAGGCCAATTTCGAGGCGACGGAGTTTTTGGGGCCGCTGCGGATCGACGACGGGAACCGCCTCGCGCATGGTCTCTGCAAGCGCCTCGCCGAGGAGTGGACACCCGGGCACAAGGGCCTGACGCTGACGGGACGGAGCGGTGTGGGGAAGACTTATCTCGCGTTCGCAACACTTTGCTCGATCATCCGCCGGCATGGCCGCGACGTGAACGCCCGGTATATCACCGAGCAGGAGCTGCTGCGCTACTACCGCGATTCGTTCAGCCGGACCGAGGGCCAGACGGATGTGCCGAGCACGACCCAGCTTCGTAAATGGTTCGTGGAGCGGCCACAGTTTTTGGTCCTCGACGATCTGGGCGCGGAGCCAGTGAGCACCAGAGGCGAATGGGCGCGCGGACAGATCATGGAGCTGCTGGAGCATCGGTGGCGCATGCAGAAAACGACGTTCGTGACCACCAATCTCTCGGTGGACGAGCTGACGGATCGATATGACGAGCGGATCGTCAGCCGGCTTTACGGTCGCTGTCCGCTCATCTCTATCGCCGGCAGCGACCACCGCCAGCAGGTGCTTCCCGACAGCGAGGATCCGTTTTGGGATCCGAACTTCACCGATGACGGCCGCCCGAAGGCGACGCGTTGA